CACCCCTATGTCACAAGAAGCAACTGGAGTGGTTACTAGGTCAAAGAAAGCAAAGACAACTGTCGCAGATGTGGAAACAGGTTCACAAATAGTTGCAGAACTGAATGaaataggccttggttcatcgatGGATCAGACTCATAAGACACCGGTGAAAGTAGTACCGGAAGAAACTAGTAGAATGGCTACTAGATCAAACAAACCAGTGAAACCAATAGGAGATGAATTCATATCAGGATAAGATTACAGTTTAAAGAAAACAAGATTCAGACTGATgttgaacaaagaaaagaaggTAGTGGCAAAGGTACCACCTCAAGTTGATAGAGATAAAGAAGTGAAGAACAAGAATGTACCACAGGCGCAACAAGAGATAAAGAAGAACCCTGTTGGTAATAGGAAAAGAGGATCCGAGCCTGCAAATGTTCAGGGAGCAACACCACAGGCGCAACAAGAACATCAGATTCAAGAAGCAGCAGCACAGGCTCCTCGAAGAGTAAGACAAGAAATCAAGCCAAATCTACCAGAACTGAGAGGATCTCCTTTGTACCACAGATTTGATAATGATGCGCTGGCGGTATTTGGTGATTTCTTCGGCAAAGCTATGACTACGTATGTTTCTCTTACTAACTCtttatatatttctcttcaaTAATTCTTTTTTGGTATAAAATTTTGACAGTTCATTTTCTCTTTGTATTTTTGCATTCAAGCAGCTTGGAAAGCATATAATCACAAgaaaattccaatttcagttcaaggGAGTGGAATCATTTCTCTATTGTTCAATAATTACTTGGACACCACCTTGCTGGACTACTATATATACAAAGAGTATAAAGCTGCAAACAACGATAGAATTCTCAATGATAGCAAGGACAGTGAGACTCAAAGAAAGTATATCAACTTCGAGATTATGAATTCAACAACATTCGTAAGTGTGTTTCTTCTGATAAAAAGTGAACTGTTTGCTTGCAGTTTGTCTGATTTAGAGAAAAATGCATGCCTATGaaggttattttgatttttatctatTTGAACTGTATAATCCATCATGCATAGAATGAGAACTGCTTATCTAATtcatttctatttttgtttttcagacATTTTTTGCGTGGCACAATTAACTTAAGAGAACAGAAGAAGTTGATCAGTTTATAAAAGGCATGCCTGAAAAAACCGAAAATCTGTTCATTCCTATGAATACTGACCCACACAGTGGTAATGAAAAATCAAAAGGGTCTCTAGGTGAACACTGGTATCTGCTGGTTTTTGACGTCGGCAACTACACATGGGAGCATTACAACTCCATCAAAAAGGGAGACCTTGGTAAGCAATGCAAAGCTGACGAAAACAGAATGACTATGTATTGCATGAAACACATCAACTTGTGGCTACAAGCTCATGGTAGGGTGAGATGCAGCAACGTCAactttgaaaatctgccaggagTGCCAGATCAACGAGCATATCCAGATTGCCTGCTGCACACCTGCTATTGGATCAAGAGAAGTGTCAAGACAACCACAAACAAGTCGCAGAGTGTGTTGAAGAAAgctgacatgatagagaagatggaAGCAAGAAGAGTTGGGATGGCCTACAAACTTCTTACTGCATTAGGAGATGAAGAGAGCTGGGGTGAATTTTTCAACTCAGAATACCTTAGCAATTACTTACTTGGAACAGATTAAACAGACAAAACTCTTTTTAACTATAGTATATTGCACAATAGACTAATTCTTATTGCAACAGTGATatatacatttttgtgtctacgttgtccttaatttcatgtattgttggtactcgattttttgtacttattatggtattttatgtatttttaggtatttttggaaataaacattcttggaaaaatcggctcgaaaagtcgtctaaagcaccggaaggaacgtgttattcagactctcacttgtggataaggggcgcccaaatgataaggggtacccaaaggatatttgcacccaagcagctgatcagagacacccctcatggcatctgctattcgcaccccaggaccggataggggcacccatcttcttcttcacgggaaagatatttggcgggaaaagaaatctcaactgtgtgagattctggtcatgatattatggggatatttgtgtctttaagacatgattatcttcttaccatgatagtaagattttgtacgtgttgaatggaaggaaatcgtatacttttggatattttcgaaaacagggaaggaattattcacggaattaattgaagatattctcttcattatttggctcaattaaatgagaagatttggatataccatacaactcagaagacgtgtgaaaatggagaggaaatattcccgtgaaatactttcattaactgcaaagatcttttggagtaattgagatgattgtcgacctaagattggcttcacagtataaataagagtgtcttgggtatcagtgagggatggagagtttggggatcgtttagagcaaacccggtttaatcattattttctcccatttcatcacttgtaaacacttttgagcaatgaaaaattattctgagtgtgtttccaatatgcggagctaaacccaatccttggggctatggaggaagccgttgtttcggtaaaagtgatttttttattaattaattacaacaactctattatgatttttgcattgaactaaaaattgtttatatgattttgattagttaggtgtattttctcttgatagaatatgcttgctttagggttttgatattctatgcttggattaacatctattcttttggaaatctacatgtctaggcaatactattagaatcaattgaatgttgagttgcataattattgttttattaaatcactaatatcaaccaatggtggaatcctagtccattctctccataattttcacaacatctttttaatttagttcgctatttttatttattaaaaaatctaaaaatccgctttcacaagtcttgaacgaatcatattactacaacaactttgaaaaacaatcaaatttttggcgccgccgacgcggactttctttaggctagagtttttagatttttttttaggtttttttttatttgttcttctttacgtttttgggtttttgtctttttctttcagattttggaatttggagcgaaagaaaattttgccaaagcttttggtgaatacttaaagactggagtaaaaggcaaagcgaaaggagcgaaagaagaagatttttttttataaaaaaagagagacatttttatttttgtagatttttattttagactttctttttcttttgcactttatatttttggactttggactttaaattttgggacattatttttaaaccctacggaagggtagtttaaatataaactgtttgcagagaaggacggtgattacgatatcacctcggcccctcgggttcgtacatgacataggagtcgtggcccgagtcgactacaaaggttcatcccccgtctggtacgggaggtaagtttgtcgaaacactcgcgaatcccctgtcagcgagttactgtcttccttcgtatgcatatatgttgaggacttgaaaacggctgctttaatttcctagtaaagggcaaggactggccatacaagataagggttcggatttcatcaccgttctcttcttgcccgccttaggaaaacgacaaaacgcgaacctaagcctaaaattttgactagaacgagaccgatagggtaacgagcttaacaggaaagtcattcgaaaaatattggttactcttttaagcatacttcgaagttcttgacggtttctgtaagttgaatgcgtgactgcgccgccttgtaataccggtgaggccttgggtatcaaagctccaccgagcttccctcgcctctattcaacttactttaactcggattgattccagagggtttgcttaaattgtaacgaattcccgttcgaaggattagaagctggtctagaaacaatctaagtggagccatcatgctttttgtttgctagaaatcagtaggtttgctgtggtggagtcagccttgtttgtgtttgcatagaacatcccttccttttaggacttttctttttgatttttttttctagtgtatgcccgaagtttttaaacgggcttggaaaagaaacactctaggtcgtttgattagtgaaaaacctagtagttcttcttgtgaagcggggagctcgaagactcttcttttgagagccccgtttttggaaacttcagttttgagaatctgtctcttgtgaggaaagtacccctagtactcctagtcctttggtagtgccagaaatggcaactttgaaagctttgctaaacccaactaggacctctcgtccgtcttgtatcaagttagctgaaaccgaggcaaattatgaactgaaacctgggactttacagatgctcccaatgtttttagggaaggagaatgagaacccctattttcatgttagggaatttgaggaagtttgtagtactctgaaaattaaaaacctaagtgatgatgcgttgaaacttaggttattccccttttccttaaaagataaagccaaatcttggctgtatagtttggactctgagtcaattgaaacctatgaccaacttacttctgcctttatacataagtttttcccaaggcataaaacatcgtctattaggacacaaatatgtacttttgcccaacaagagggagaatctttatataggtacttagaaaggttcaatgacttgatatctcaatgtcctcatcatggtttggagaaggttaggttagttcagatcctctacgagggtttagattattcaacaacaaccatggttgagtccttatgcacaggtgggtttgagaataaaactgttgatgaagcgatgacatttttgaatgaaatcgccgataagacccaacaatgggaaaatagtagggaaccccagaaaaaaattcttataagtagaggaaatgttaatagggtagaaggatcttatgagtcaaaTGCCAAAATagaagctatagccaaaaggttagaagccttagaattaggtcattctagtggtagtaatggaagaaatgagcctttttgggaaggccatgatgttgaagataaagccaatgctctttataacaacactaggtttgataaccaacagaagtttgacccatattcaaaaACTTATAACCCTgtatggagaaaccatccaaacctttcttggtccaagggacagaatcaaggtcagtctagtaattctcaggttctcccaggttttggctatactaagaatctttcagctccggcacagtttcagaacccttcggataagaagattatgagtttagaagagtctcttgctatgttaactcgtaacactgtgcattttcagtaatctgttgctcaaggtttagaagaaaataagagaataggtcaggctaactgtcaggctatttccgagttgaaaacccaggttaatcagataaatgagacattgagagaaaaaggaaagtttcttagtcaaccacaacccaaccctaggggagtccatcaaatatatttagctggtgagaaatcatcaaaccatgtgaactcgataacaaccattaggagtggtaaaacggtagacaataaggtagccatgcctagtggacatactgtagttccaccttctacttcccaagaggagcgcgtagacgaggaaactgaaacagtctctaaggatttccaagaaattcctgataggtctacctttgtgcctagagacccatatccacatttgttagccccaacaaagaaggagtcgactttcaacgagataatggaaacatttaagaaggtgaacatcaacattccgttattaaaagcaattaggcagatgcctgcttatgccaagttccttaaatatctttgtacacgaaagcgtaagcttaatgtccataagaaagcttttttagctggtcaggtaagttccattcttctgaaccaaacaccctctaagtataaggatcatggatgccccaccatatgttgtgcgattggtaatcacatggtcgataaagctttacttgacttaggagctagtgttaacttactcccgtatcatgtatacacccaactaggtcttggtaagttgaaaccgactaaagtggcactacaattagctgataggtctgtcaaagtccctcgtggtgtcatagaggatgttctgattgaggttaataagtttatttatcctgtggatttcgttgttataggcacccagcctgttcaggatccaaGTCgccaaatcccagtgattttaggtcgcccatttttagccacagctaacgctgtcatcaactgtaggaatgggcttatgaacatattctttgataatatgaccactgaactaaatgtctttaatgttactagacaaccttctgagaatgatgatttataagaagtgaatatgattagcactttagttcagtatttggttcaggataattggcttgacactttaccggtagattctttagatgattttgaggaaaccattctcttagataagatatttgatcaatctttagaagaagctcttgagtattttaaagattctatggacccagaaattcaggaaatagttttaggtttttctgagaataatgatgaccctaagtttgggggtagagaactagaagaatctcttgagtattttaaggactctgaagatccggaaattcaagaaatagttagaggtttgtctatgaaccctaagttcggggatagtgatggttcttgtgattgtatcttatccctaattagagtccctaacttgggactcgagccttgtacatctgagatattacttgagtcttttcagactccgcaacccgatcctcctgatacggtccaggaggtaacccaggtattagagacccttttttcggatgaatctatttaccgagacacacatatgaagttcaattacgcgccgcagataaacccagttgtcttgacagaaaccttagatgaggacgtgctccttcttttcatttttctgaatcactgcagttgtctcatactggtgtcagctctatttggtcttatggacccacaattgtttctactattgatatatgactttggaaggtgacaatctttttgaggtatttgatgtcaagctaaagactttaaatttagcatttcctgggaggtactcatgcttacggtaatatccttccttatttctttttccatccatcaagtggtaaccgtttcttattgttcatgcttttaatttcatctttagaacatggaggacaatgttagatttaagtttgggggtggggaagaaactttttgttagctcttagctgcaacaaataaactccagatcctagaaatttatgcttattaaggttggcactaaccaatctaagtggatgggaacatcttggttgtaggagttgaggaaccaatctgattagatggaaacatctaaagagtctattcataaaatcacagagctcagatgttgcattcttaaaatgaagtccattctgtaTACCAGTTCATTTACCAAAATGAACTCTATTGGTTATAGGAAAACTTGTGTTCATTCctgaaaatgaagttcatttcagtaaaTGAACTGATACATATCcctgataatgaaaaatacataTTCCATAGAGTTGATTTGGTAGGAAAAATACCATAACCTGCTACAAAATATCAGTACATACATatccaaaaagaaataatatctaaaaaaaacATTTCTAAGAAAAAAAAGGGAGTTCATTACAgaaaatgaagttcattccagaaaatgaagtgcatatcaaaaagataaaaaaaaaaaaaactacaaccgGTGCATAATCAAACAGGTAAGAGAAGTTCATAAAATaacatacactagaaaaaaaggTTCATGCATACTACTCCAACATTAATACACGACAGGTAGCTTTGTTGTGGTTCCCAATCTTCTTGAAATTTGAGCACTTCATAGGCCTCCTCTCCTTCTCATAAGCACCACGAATGCGCTTCTTTGGTGGTCTTCCTGGAGGTGTCCTTGGAATACCAGGTAGGACTCTCTCTTCAGGTTCATACGCTTCTGGCCTGTCGTAATTGGGAATGGGTCGAATTGCAGGAGCATACGTATGGAGAAAATGATTCGAACCAAAGTAAGGCTGAACAAACCTCAACATCTCAATACCACTCATATTAATAACAACAGTGGAGTGATCACAGGGGAAACCAAACACTTTCCATCTCTGGAAAGTGCACGTCATATGCATCAGATCAACAACATGAGAGCTAGGAGAGTGAACCTCATATATACCATTACCTGACTCTGTAACACTCCATGGACGCCTTATATCAACATGTGACTTGAGTATAGCTTTATAGATGAGAGTCAAACTATCACTATAATTTCTACCGAGCTCACGCCTTTCTGCACTCATCCTCATAATCTTTATCCTAATCTCATCAACAAGAGTAGCTGGAGGTAGATCCCTTTCAGGAAGAATCCAGTTATTGAAAGACTCTTGAATAGTTGACGAGTGTGTCCCATACCTACATCCTACGAAGAAAGCATTTGCCCAATGCTTGGGATCGATATTTCTGATGTACTCGACAACCCAACCACATCCTATGATACATATATCATTTAAAGCAGACTCATATTTAGCAACACTATAGCAGTATGCAGCTTTATGGAACAAATCTTGAACTTGTTTATACTTATCATGTGATTTCTTGATGGGGAGCTTATTCTTCAAATGATGGAAACAGTAACTATGATAAGAGTTGGGAAAATACTTTGGAATACTTTGCTTCAGCCCTTCATGACGTCTAGTGATAAAGGTGATATGACGAGATTCGACACAATGATGCAAGTTCTCCATAAACCACTCCCACCCTTAAATGTCTTCTCCAGGAactaaagcatacgcaaaaggaaAAAATCCTACAGAAtgaaaagaacacaaaaaagaactaaaagtgtcagttcattaaaaaatatctataacaaaaatgaaagtttcattcttaaaatgaagtccattctgtaGCATGAACTGTATAATCAAAAAACCTATAAATTTTTTacacttcattccaaaaatgaagttcattcTGTAACATGAACTGTAGAATAATCAATATCTATAACTTTTCGACACTTCATTCCAACaatgaagtccattctataaCATGAACTAAgaccttcttcttcaaaaaataacAAAGTAAAACATAAACAAAAGCAGCAGGAGTTCATTTCCCGCTTATGAACAGCTAAAAAACTTAACAGAGAAGCTTCATTCATTCACATtgctattaaaaataaaaaaaaataaaggtttCATTCTATATAATGAATTCCATTCTGTAGCATGAACTGTATAATCAAAAAATTTATAACTTTTCTACACTtaattccaaaaatgaagtccattctataaCATGAACTGTAGAATCAAAGAAACAGGAGTTCATTCCCACTTATGAACAGCTAAAACCTTAACAAAAAATAAGAGTGCATTCTTAAAATGAAGACCTTCTTAATAAAATAGCAAAAGTAAAACTGATAGAAATTACTTTCTTCTTGAACATAAAATGAGTTCATCCTAAAAAATGAAAATCCTTAACAGAGAAACTTCATTCATTCACACTGCTCTTTaaaatcaaacaacaaactaATATGAGTTattcagaaaagaaagaaaatttacCTTGGTTTCCATTCACACCAGTGGCAGCTATCAATTTTCCCTTGAATCTCCCATTGAGAAATGTTGCATCACAGTAAAGCATAGGGCGAATGAACCGGTATCCTTCCATACAGGCAGCAAAACATATGAAACGCCTCTGAAAACGTTTAGTCTCTTTATCATACTCAAACTTAATATAACTGCCAGGATTGGTAGCCTTTATTGCTTCAACATACCAAATAAAATCTGTATAACTTTTTACATCATCGCCATATATCTCTGCTTTAGATGCTTCCTTCCTTTTATAAGCATGATGGTATTTTATGTTAATACCATAACAACTCTTTACCTGAGCAACCATATCATTAGGCTTTATCGACAGATTTGACTGTATTTGATCCTTGAATAGATCCTTAATCAATTCCTTCTTCACAGGTGGGTCCTTCATCTTATAAAAACCACCACATTTATTCTCCCCATTGAATTCCTTGATAGCAAAGACACTTTTAGCAGTATCGATTGGAATACAGTGCAGATACCAAGGACATTCCGCATTCCTACCACACTTGTCTGTGAACCCGAGTCTGTCATTCTTAACCTTTGCAACTTTATAACCAGACTTTCTGCAGTATTTACTGACAACTAAGCGAacctcatcaacaccaccatgaaAAACTTGACCAACACCTTTAAAAATATCCTCTCAACCTTCGGATAAAAGAGGTTTCAATTGGTCATGACCTTCCGTCAGGTATTTAATCT
This DNA window, taken from Papaver somniferum cultivar HN1 chromosome 3, ASM357369v1, whole genome shotgun sequence, encodes the following:
- the LOC113360729 gene encoding uncharacterized protein LOC113360729, translating into MENLHHCVESRHITFITRRHEGLKQSIPKYFPNSYHSYCFHHLKNKLPIKKSHDKYKQVQDLFHKAAYCYSVAKYESALNDICIIGCGWVVEYIRNIDPKHWANAFFVGCRYGTHSSTIQESFNNWILPERDLPPATLVDEIRIKIMRMSAERRELGRNYSDSLTLIYKAILKSHVDIRRPWSVTESGNGIYEVHSPSSHVVDLMHMTCTFQRWKVFGFPCDHSTVVINMSGIEMLRFVQPYFGSNHFLHTYAPAIRPIPNYDRPEAYEPEERVLPGIPRTPPGRPPKKRIRGAYEKERRPMKCSNFKKIGNHNKATCRVLMLE